The nucleotide sequence AATGTGAGCGGTTGGGTCAATACGATGCCGGACGGTGCCATACTCGTTAATAATTCCGATTACCTCACTATCTCGTTCGCGGAGGTGACCGTTCCATTACCGAACCAGGACGATATCATACGAACCGCTCCCGGGGCTGCCGCCGGGTTCACCGGTGATTATGTAGCCGCGGGCATTCAGTTGCTCACTTTTGAATTTCGAGCGCAGGACTATGCCCCGGATAGTCTTGCCCTATACTTTGCGTCGACATCACGTGTCTGGTCTCTGGCGTTGAGTCCGCCTACAGTTTCCGTCTGGACCAGTTACTCTGTGAGTTTTGATTATGCCGCCGGGTGGACAGGCGGGCCCGGTGCGGATGAGGCCGATTTCATGAGTGATCTAACGGCAGTTGACTGGATCGGTGTCTACATAGGACGTACCTATGCCGGGTGCGATCTTCCCCCGGCCCAACACTACGGTCTCGACTCGTTCTCTGCCCAGATAACGGGGGTTCCTGAGCCTGAGGCCTACGCACTTCTTGTGGTCGCGTTACTTTCCCTGCTGATTGTGTTCCGCGGCGAATTCGAGCGACGGTGTAGGGCCATTATCGTATTTGTGCGGCGTAAAGAAGACTGAGCAGGCCATCTAAAACTTCATGAACGGATTGGTGCGTTTCTCCCGGCCGATGGTGGTTTCAGGACCATGGCCGGGATAGACCGCTGTGTCATCAGGCAGTTTTGCCAGGCGGGCCAGGGATTTCTTCATCAGTTTTTCATCACTCCCATCCAGATCCGTGCGTCCGATGGTGCCCAGGAAGAGGGTGTCGCCTGTGAATATGACTTTCTCATCCGGAAAATAAAAACAGACTCCGCCGGGAGAGTGACCCGGGGTAGCGATGATTTCATAGCGAAGTTCTGCATCCTCGTAATGCTGTCCGTCAGCTAGGAGCCGTTCAATTTTTGTCGGGCGCTCGGGGCTGTCGTAGTAGGGAAGTGCCTGATTCAGATGGCTGAACGCCCAGGATTCATCCAGCGGATGAATTGAAACAGGGGCGGGGAATGTCCGGGTCATTTCAGCCAGTCCCGAGACATGATCCATGTGCCCATGGGTAATCAGATAACCCGCCACCGTGAGTTTATTCTGCCGCACGGTGACCGCGATGATTCCTGCGTCGTCACCGGGGTCGATGACGAGTGCCTGATTGCTTTTTGAAACTGCCAGATAGCAGTTGACCTGAAAAGTGCCGACACTGATGGGAATCACTTTCATGATTTCACCAGGCTTGCAATGGTCACTTCTGCTTCAGTGCGGTCCGTCAGGGTTTTGATCCTGACAGTACCTTTGGTGATATCATCCGGTCCGATAAAAATACCGCGTCGGAAGCCGACCTTGCCGGTACGACTGAAAAAGTGCTTGGGCTTCTCGGCATGTAGCGAAACATCCACATTGGTGCCACCTGCTCTCAAGGAGCGGGCAATTTGGATCGCGGTATCACGCTGGGCCTCTTCCATGTAGGACAGGGCCAGATCTTTTCCGGCACCAGAGTGGGGGGCTTTCCCTTTATCGGCCAGTAATTCGGCAATGACGACATCGCCGAAGCCGAGGCCAACCGCCGTCATGGGTTTCCCTCCTAAATCACCCAGGAGATTGTCGTAACGTCCTCCCCCGAAGATGGCTCGAAGACTCTTCCCCGTATCAAAGCCTTCAAATACAATTCCCGTGTAATAGCTAAGACCGCGGATGACGGAGATATCAAACTTCACCATGTCGCTTGCACCGTAGAGCTTCATGATATCGAAAAAGCTCAGAAAATGTTCCAGTGCGGGGGTTCGTTCGCCCAGTGCTGCAATGACGCTTTCGAGGGTATTGAGTCCGAGGACGCGGAAGGCTGCCTCAATGCTGCCTTCTGAAAGTCCGTTTTCACGCAGGAGTTTGGCGATCTCTTCGTCAGGTATTTTGCCCCGTTTGTCCAGCGCGAGGAAGAGGGCGGAGTGATGTTCACGGGGAATACCGGAATTGGCGAGAATGTCCGACAGCAAGGCTCGACTATTGACGTGAACACAGACATCGTTGTTGTCGAGTCCGAGCAGCTTTAAGGCTTCGATGGCGGCCATCACGACTTCTGCCTCGGCCACCACGGAGGGCTCGCCGACGACATCCATGTTCCACTGATAATGCTCACGCTTGCGGCCACGGGTCATGCGCTCATACCGGAAGCACTGGGCGATAGTAAACCACTTGATCGGAAAGGCCAGTTCGTTTTGTTTGGCGACAATCATCCGGGAGAGGGTGGGGGTCATCTCAGCGCGGAGGGCCAGTTCCCGGTCGCTCTTGTCCTTGAACCAGTAAATCTGATCCTGGATTTCCTCGCCACCTTTACGTTTGAGAAGTTCCAGACTTTCCACAACGCAAGCGTCGTATTGATCAAATCCGAACCGTCGCGCGGCGGTGGTCCAAGCCTCGAAGATGGCACAACGAACCGCCATGTCTTCGGGATAAAAGTCCCGCATGCCGCGGGGAGGGGCAAAACTTATGGGATCCGCCATGGTATTACTGCTTTAAAACGACGGCTTTCATCTGTTTGCCCGGCTTGAACTTAACCACCCGGCGCTCTGGAATGATAACCGTGTTTTCCGGTTTATTCGGATTACGGCCGATGCGTGGCTTTCGGACTTTGATCTCAAAGACCCCGAAATCACGGAATTCAATATTTTCGCCTTTGGCCAAGCTTTCGGTAATGTAGTCTAAGGTTTTCTGGATTACTGAAAAAACCTGTTGTTGAGGGATGCCGACTTCACCGGCAATACGTACGACGAGTTCGCGCTTTGTCATTTGAGTTCTCCTTGAATGGCTTTTTCTATGAAAGATACGGTTTCACTAACAGGGATCATTTGTTTCTCTTTATCGGTCCGGCGTTTCACTTCCACTTTCCCCTCTGTCAATGAACGTTCGCTGATGACGGCCCGGATGGGCAGTCCAATCAAGTCGGCATCCTTGAACTTGACGCCCGGACGTTCGTCCCGGTCATCAAACAAGACCTCGATGCCTTTTGATTCCAGTGTTTTGATGAGTTCTTCTGCAACTCGCATGCTTTCCGCATGGCCGGTATTGGGAACCACCACGCAGACTTTATAGGGGGCCACGGACATGGGCCAGATGATGCCATCGGCGTCGTAGCTCTGTTCAATGATGGCTTGCAAGGTGCGGGTGACGCCGATGCCGTAGCAGCCCATGACACTGATCTGATGATTCCCTTCGGCATCCAGAAAGCCAGCATTGAAGAGTTTGCTGTATTTGGTGCCTAATTTAAATACATGCCCGACCTCAATGCCGCGTTTTCCCCTCATGCGGGTGCCGCAGCGGGGACACTTGTCACCCTCCTTGGCGATGACAAGATCGTGGAAAGCGGTTACCGTGAAGTCACGATCGACCAGGACATTGATGAGATGGCTGTCGGCAATATTAGCACCGGTGGCTGCCACGCGAGGCGTTTGAAGTTCGACATCGGCATAAATGGGGATTTTGAGTCCCACAGGACCAGCATAGCCCACCGGAGCGCCGGTGACTTTGGCGATCGTCTCGTCGTCGGCCAATTGGAGATTGGTGAGCTTGAGAATACGCGTGAGCTTATGTTCGTTAAGTTCACGGTTGCCGGCAACCAGTACCGCAATGGGCTGGCCATCAGCGATATAGATCAACGTTTTGATCAGATCCCAAGGTTTAATTTTAAGGAAGGTCGAGACCTCCTCAATCGTGCGCATGCCCGGGGTTGCCACAACGGACGGGGATTGGTCGGTGGTGGACGTTTTTACGGCCGGCATTTTCCGCTCCGCACGTTCCAGATTTGCCGCATAGGAGCAGGCTTCGCATTCGACGATGCCGTCTTCACCCGAGTCGGCAAGCACCATGAATTCGTGGGAGAAATCCCCGCCGATGGCGCCGGTATCGGCCTCCACCACCTTGGTGCGAAGTCCGCAACGACTGAAGATGCGGACGTAGGCGTCATACATGGCCTGATAGCTGATATCCGCAGCTTCCCAGCTCGCGTCGAAGCTATAAGCGTCCTTCATGATGAATTCCTTGGCGCGCATCAGGCCGAAGCGGGGACGGATCTCGTCCCGGAATTTCGTCTGAACCTGATAGAACGTTTTGGGGAGTTGGCGATAGGAGTTGATCTGCCGGGCGGCGAGATCGGTGATAACCTCCTCATGGGTCGGGCCCAACACCATGTCGCGTTGTTGCCGGTCTTTGATCTTAAACATGGCGTCGCGGAGAACTTCATAGCGACCGGAGGTTTCCCAGATCTCACGGGGCTGAAGCGCTGGCATGAGCACTTCCAAAGCACCGGCGCGATCCATTTCTTCGCGGACAATCCGCTCCACGTTTCGAAGTGCCTTCAGGCCTAGAGGAAGAAAGGTATAGAGCCCGCCGCCGAGTTTCATAATCAAACCCGCCCTCATCATAAGTTTGTGGCTCGGAATTTCAGCATCCTGAGGGGCATCCCGCAGGGTCGGTATCAAAGACTGTGTCCAACGCATAAAATAACTTCCTTTTTGACGAATGAAACGGGCGCATTTGACACAAAGAGAACGAGTTATGCAAGGAAATTGCGAAGTGCTTCTGCCGGATCCATGGTTTCTATGGCGAGATTGAAATTGACTACTCATTATGGAACTGCGATTCATTTAACAATGAAACAAGCGATGAGACAAATGATCTTTCGGGTAGTCCTTCCCTATGTCTTATTTGCCGGGTTGTGGATCATTTTGTCCGACCGTTTCCTGTCCGCCATTTTCACCGATCCCGCGGCGATCTTGTACTGGTCCACTTTCAAGGGATTGGCCTTTGTTGTTGTCACGGCCGTACTGTTGTCTGCCTTGTTGCGAGTAGAAGTCTGGGCCCGTGAACGGGGAAAAGTTGCGATGCAGGCGGTCGAACAACGCCTTGTGGATGTAATCGAGTTTTTACCCGACGCTACCTTTGTGGTGGATCAGGACAAAAAGGTCATTGCCTGGAACCATGCCTGCGAAGTGATGACTGGCGTGAAGAAAGGGGCGTTACTGGGTAAGGGGGATTACGTGTATGCCGAACCGTTTCATGGCGAACGGCACCCGACGTTGATTGATCTCCTGGATCGGCCCTCGATGGAACTGGAGTCCACTTATAAATATGTCCAGCGGAAGGGTGATATGATTTATGCCGAGTTTTTCCTGCCGCATTTGCGAGACGGGGAGGGGGCCCATCTCTGGGGCGTGGCGTCACCTTTGTTTGATCGGAACGGTCGTCGATGCGGGGCGATTGAGGTTGTGCGGGACATCACCGAGCGCAAGCGCGCGGAGGAATCGCGTGATGCGCTGCAGGCTCAA is from bacterium and encodes:
- the hisS gene encoding histidine--tRNA ligase: MADPISFAPPRGMRDFYPEDMAVRCAIFEAWTTAARRFGFDQYDACVVESLELLKRKGGEEIQDQIYWFKDKSDRELALRAEMTPTLSRMIVAKQNELAFPIKWFTIAQCFRYERMTRGRKREHYQWNMDVVGEPSVVAEAEVVMAAIEALKLLGLDNNDVCVHVNSRALLSDILANSGIPREHHSALFLALDKRGKIPDEEIAKLLRENGLSEGSIEAAFRVLGLNTLESVIAALGERTPALEHFLSFFDIMKLYGASDMVKFDISVIRGLSYYTGIVFEGFDTGKSLRAIFGGGRYDNLLGDLGGKPMTAVGLGFGDVVIAELLADKGKAPHSGAGKDLALSYMEEAQRDTAIQIARSLRAGGTNVDVSLHAEKPKHFFSRTGKVGFRRGIFIGPDDITKGTVRIKTLTDRTEAEVTIASLVKS
- a CDS encoding HU family DNA-binding protein — translated: MTKRELVVRIAGEVGIPQQQVFSVIQKTLDYITESLAKGENIEFRDFGVFEIKVRKPRIGRNPNKPENTVIIPERRVVKFKPGKQMKAVVLKQ
- a CDS encoding MBL fold metallo-hydrolase: MKVIPISVGTFQVNCYLAVSKSNQALVIDPGDDAGIIAVTVRQNKLTVAGYLITHGHMDHVSGLAEMTRTFPAPVSIHPLDESWAFSHLNQALPYYDSPERPTKIERLLADGQHYEDAELRYEIIATPGHSPGGVCFYFPDEKVIFTGDTLFLGTIGRTDLDGSDEKLMKKSLARLAKLPDDTAVYPGHGPETTIGREKRTNPFMKF
- a CDS encoding proline--tRNA ligase codes for the protein MRWTQSLIPTLRDAPQDAEIPSHKLMMRAGLIMKLGGGLYTFLPLGLKALRNVERIVREEMDRAGALEVLMPALQPREIWETSGRYEVLRDAMFKIKDRQQRDMVLGPTHEEVITDLAARQINSYRQLPKTFYQVQTKFRDEIRPRFGLMRAKEFIMKDAYSFDASWEAADISYQAMYDAYVRIFSRCGLRTKVVEADTGAIGGDFSHEFMVLADSGEDGIVECEACSYAANLERAERKMPAVKTSTTDQSPSVVATPGMRTIEEVSTFLKIKPWDLIKTLIYIADGQPIAVLVAGNRELNEHKLTRILKLTNLQLADDETIAKVTGAPVGYAGPVGLKIPIYADVELQTPRVAATGANIADSHLINVLVDRDFTVTAFHDLVIAKEGDKCPRCGTRMRGKRGIEVGHVFKLGTKYSKLFNAGFLDAEGNHQISVMGCYGIGVTRTLQAIIEQSYDADGIIWPMSVAPYKVCVVVPNTGHAESMRVAEELIKTLESKGIEVLFDDRDERPGVKFKDADLIGLPIRAVISERSLTEGKVEVKRRTDKEKQMIPVSETVSFIEKAIQGELK